Proteins from a genomic interval of Clostridium taeniosporum:
- a CDS encoding AgrD family cyclic lactone autoinducer peptide — MNVIKKPFIKTLIDASLHQLGELSVKIAEYSTESCCFAGAMYETKFPEELLRLEEE; from the coding sequence ATGAACGTTATAAAGAAGCCATTCATTAAAACTTTAATTGATGCATCATTACATCAACTTGGAGAATTATCTGTGAAAATTGCTGAATATTCTACAGAGTCATGCTGTTTTGCTGGCGCAATGTATGAAACTAAGTTCCCAGAAGAGTTATTAAGATTAGAAGAAGAATAA
- a CDS encoding sensor histidine kinase, which yields MNIKVITSFISILTFVLVTYNLKIIEFKKKNFLKNLAIVYLVAGIGCLNFEMISIPLFLITMMILLFLEDKQIIKNFISIFFSIIIFILSDIIQGTFFIKVLNQDIDKILSNKITLISMHLVLFFIAFLISSLVAYILKKLKFDLEIVNFKNKFAVVLFTHIVLTCLIFYISAMMMKFSHIDNLIVCLDSILFLSYFISTIIITYVFYTDLKKEMEFKNKKIEFQKLQEYTSTLESMYNDMRKFRHDYINILSSMTGYIEQKDLEGLDKFFNTKILLLNDNISRKNFKLDKLQNIKIIELKGLLSSKVIRAQELGIDVFIDIMEFIEFINMDIIDLCRSMGILLDNAIEAAVLCKAPSLKLGIINNQNSIIILIINSCLKENPPIYKMFEKGFSTKGINRGLGLSNLREIVSNYKNISFDTSIKNQEFIQNLQILNS from the coding sequence ATGAATATAAAAGTAATTACTTCATTTATATCTATACTTACTTTTGTTCTTGTCACTTATAATTTAAAAATAATAGAATTTAAGAAGAAGAATTTTCTTAAAAATTTAGCTATTGTGTATTTGGTAGCAGGTATTGGGTGTTTAAATTTTGAGATGATTTCAATCCCTCTATTTTTAATAACTATGATGATTTTACTGTTCTTGGAAGATAAACAAATAATTAAAAATTTTATATCAATTTTTTTTTCTATTATAATTTTTATTCTATCAGATATAATACAAGGCACTTTTTTTATAAAAGTATTGAATCAAGATATTGATAAAATTCTAAGCAATAAAATTACACTTATCTCCATGCATTTAGTATTATTTTTTATTGCTTTTTTAATTAGTTCTCTTGTTGCTTATATCTTAAAAAAATTAAAATTTGATTTGGAAATAGTGAATTTTAAAAACAAATTTGCTGTAGTACTCTTTACACACATTGTACTAACATGCTTAATATTTTATATCAGTGCAATGATGATGAAATTTTCACATATAGATAATCTAATAGTTTGTTTGGATAGTATATTATTTTTATCTTACTTTATATCTACAATTATAATTACATATGTTTTTTATACTGATTTAAAAAAGGAAATGGAGTTTAAAAATAAAAAAATTGAATTTCAAAAATTACAAGAGTATACCTCCACTTTAGAGAGTATGTACAATGATATGAGAAAATTTAGGCATGATTATATAAATATACTATCTTCCATGACAGGATATATTGAACAAAAGGATTTAGAAGGATTAGATAAATTCTTTAATACAAAAATATTACTCTTAAATGATAATATTTCAAGGAAAAATTTTAAGCTTGATAAGCTTCAAAATATTAAGATTATCGAATTAAAAGGTTTATTATCATCAAAAGTCATTCGAGCACAGGAATTAGGTATAGATGTATTTATTGACATCATGGAGTTTATTGAATTTATAAATATGGATATTATAGATTTATGCAGATCTATGGGAATACTTTTAGATAATGCAATTGAGGCAGCGGTGCTATGTAAAGCCCCTAGTCTTAAGCTCGGTATCATAAATAATCAAAATTCTATCATAATTTTGATTATAAATTCTTGCTTGAAAGAGAATCCACCTATTTATAAGATGTTCGAAAAAGGATTTTCAACAAAAGGAATAAATAGGGGCCTTGGACTTAGTAATTTAAGAGAAATTGTAAGCAATTATAAGAATATATCTTTTGACACCAGTATTAAAAATCAGGAATTTATTCAAAATTTACAAATATTAAATAGTTAG
- a CDS encoding LytR/AlgR family response regulator transcription factor, with the protein MLSIMVCEDDTEQRTRITKYIEDSIMIENLDMEIVLSTESPEETIEYLKKNTISGLYFLDVDLNSNINGIKLAEMIREYDPRGFIVFVTTHAEMSYLTFMYKVEAMDYIIKDNYETVKERIHECILNAHKKYSSKVTEMQKNFTIKVEDKIINIEYSKILFFETSNIIHKVLIHAVDRQIEFYAKMKDIESKLDERFYRCHRSFLVNKDNIKEIDRSNRVVHMINGQECLVATRLLKGLLE; encoded by the coding sequence ATGCTCAGCATAATGGTTTGTGAAGATGATACAGAACAGAGAACAAGAATTACAAAGTATATTGAAGACAGTATTATGATTGAAAATTTAGATATGGAAATTGTTTTATCTACAGAAAGTCCAGAAGAAACTATAGAATATTTGAAGAAAAATACAATCTCTGGTTTATACTTTTTAGATGTAGATTTAAATTCTAATATAAATGGTATAAAATTAGCAGAAATGATAAGAGAGTATGACCCAAGGGGGTTTATTGTGTTTGTAACTACCCATGCAGAAATGAGTTATCTTACTTTTATGTACAAGGTAGAAGCAATGGATTATATCATAAAAGATAATTATGAAACTGTAAAAGAAAGAATACATGAGTGTATTTTAAATGCGCATAAAAAGTATTCTTCAAAGGTAACAGAAATGCAAAAAAACTTTACCATTAAAGTAGAAGATAAAATTATAAATATTGAATATAGCAAAATTTTATTTTTTGAAACTTCAAATATTATACATAAAGTACTTATTCATGCAGTAGATAGGCAAATTGAATTTTATGCAAAGATGAAAGATATTGAATCAAAACTAGATGAGCGTTTCTACAGATGTCACAGATCTTTTTTAGTTAACAAAGATAATATAAAAGAAATAGATAGAAGTAATAGAGTAGTTCATATGATAAATGGACAAGAGTGCTTAGTTGCTACTAGATTGCTTAAAGGACTGCTGGAATAA
- a CDS encoding lactococcin 972 family bacteriocin has protein sequence MNNKLKKGIVSLLAVGAILAPTTSTVFASEANSGNGGYEVISDKTQTGVKSSEKSGGYWIRGKKNGEVISKYKHYTEQGYASVINGEGDTDDGGWQPAGEWSPASAEWTFWGTNKSFYNHKA, from the coding sequence ATGAACAACAAATTAAAAAAAGGAATAGTATCTTTATTAGCAGTGGGAGCAATTCTTGCACCAACAACATCAACTGTATTTGCTTCAGAAGCAAATAGTGGAAATGGTGGATATGAGGTTATTAGTGATAAAACACAAACTGGAGTAAAATCAAGTGAAAAGTCTGGTGGATATTGGATTAGAGGCAAAAAAAATGGTGAGGTAATATCTAAATATAAACATTATACAGAACAAGGTTATGCGTCAGTTATTAATGGAGAAGGCGATACTGATGACGGTGGTTGGCAACCAGCAGGCGAATGGAGTCCAGCTTCTGCAGAATGGACTTTCTGGGGTACTAACAAATCATTTTATAATCATAAAGCATAA
- a CDS encoding bacteriocin-associated integral membrane family protein encodes MKKVICLLFTFQLIVISICGLDIFKDKEMNNILFQNKTSILLNFDSPREHSNKFGKYIQDLGKKKHVSISKYVFKDKNNIVIYTSDPSLNEKVSLTKGRFPNENSNEFISNTYTEDLNQSGTFQRIDPKTKIIIKNIDINNNFSGDGIYYISTTNEEILNDIVSDLNENVASAKIFDSITSSNIKIDLEVLGTMALVSLCVLVAIVQYSVDQLKEVSILCINGFSITKILSSMSKKLIKVMILGTVIAYIMCSIYYISINNFNYFGLLSIYFGALAILYILISICILFFVIIIHLKKSNKLSVIKGKRAYGIVNFMHYSLKIIFVLFLLFSINQLVIKSNILNQQLEGLSNWEKAQNLYTTVVTYTGENEMKKHFEVSKKMKEFYKKMSDSKDAFIIRASNYNKEDESYNYELDSEGKSPETSPYGKCITIDENYLKYNYIESVDSSIVNQINHNDNVLNILVPEKLQIYEQEIRKNYLDYFYFQKVKVENIYNEELNLDLNKTIESNLKVNIIYVKNNQNYFSYKSSIEPEQKNLVNDPIAVIYTDNVDSSYCFSYMTNSFYFYSDTEDPFGEIFPIIAKYDLQSSFQKVVSVYDKHGKEIQELQKEQRNLITFIVILFISNLIITYNLIAGYYEKNKYKLYIKKLFGYSNFRKNRIFILLLFLINIIPVVIMTMMYGSKIILTGIVLILIEFLVASIIDRLLAAKSFNSIIKGEH; translated from the coding sequence ATGAAAAAAGTTATATGTTTATTATTTACATTTCAATTAATAGTTATATCAATATGCGGTCTAGATATTTTTAAAGATAAAGAAATGAACAATATTTTATTCCAAAACAAAACTAGTATCCTTCTTAATTTTGATTCACCTAGAGAGCATTCAAATAAATTTGGAAAGTATATACAAGATTTAGGTAAAAAAAAGCATGTTAGTATTTCAAAATATGTATTTAAAGATAAAAATAATATTGTTATTTATACATCAGATCCCAGTTTAAATGAAAAAGTAAGTTTAACTAAGGGAAGATTTCCAAATGAAAATTCTAATGAATTTATCAGTAATACTTATACAGAAGATTTAAATCAAAGTGGAACATTTCAAAGAATAGACCCTAAAACTAAAATTATAATAAAAAATATAGATATAAATAATAATTTTAGTGGTGATGGAATTTATTATATCTCTACAACCAATGAAGAGATACTTAATGATATAGTAAGTGATTTAAATGAGAATGTAGCAAGTGCTAAGATATTTGATTCAATTACTTCTTCAAATATTAAAATTGACTTAGAGGTATTAGGTACTATGGCATTAGTATCATTATGTGTTCTAGTTGCTATTGTGCAATACTCTGTTGATCAATTAAAAGAAGTTTCAATTTTATGTATAAATGGATTTAGTATAACTAAAATTTTGAGTAGTATGAGTAAAAAACTAATAAAGGTAATGATACTTGGAACTGTTATAGCATACATTATGTGCAGTATTTATTATATATCCATAAATAATTTTAATTATTTTGGATTGCTATCAATTTACTTTGGAGCTTTAGCAATTTTATATATTTTAATATCTATTTGTATATTATTTTTTGTTATCATAATACATTTAAAAAAATCAAATAAATTAAGTGTGATTAAAGGTAAAAGAGCTTATGGTATTGTTAACTTTATGCATTATAGTTTAAAAATTATTTTTGTTTTATTTTTATTATTTTCTATTAATCAATTAGTAATTAAATCAAACATATTGAATCAACAATTAGAGGGTTTATCTAATTGGGAGAAGGCACAAAATTTATATACTACAGTAGTAACTTATACTGGAGAAAATGAAATGAAGAAACATTTTGAAGTAAGTAAAAAGATGAAAGAATTTTATAAGAAAATGAGTGATTCAAAGGATGCATTTATAATTAGAGCTTCTAATTATAATAAGGAAGATGAGAGCTATAACTATGAGTTAGACTCTGAAGGTAAATCTCCAGAAACTTCACCATATGGCAAATGTATAACTATAGATGAGAATTATCTAAAATATAATTATATTGAATCTGTTGATTCATCTATAGTTAATCAAATTAATCATAATGACAATGTACTTAATATTTTGGTTCCAGAAAAACTTCAGATTTATGAACAAGAAATTAGAAAAAATTATCTTGATTACTTTTACTTTCAAAAAGTAAAAGTAGAGAACATTTATAATGAAGAATTGAATTTAGACCTGAACAAAACTATTGAGTCAAATTTAAAAGTTAATATTATTTATGTAAAAAACAATCAAAACTACTTTTCTTATAAGTCATCAATTGAACCAGAACAAAAAAATTTAGTTAATGATCCTATTGCTGTAATATATACAGATAATGTAGATAGTTCATATTGTTTCTCATATATGACTAATAGTTTTTATTTTTACTCAGATACTGAAGATCCATTCGGGGAAATATTCCCAATAATTGCCAAATATGATTTACAATCATCTTTTCAAAAGGTGGTTTCAGTATATGATAAGCACGGTAAAGAAATTCAAGAATTGCAGAAAGAACAGCGTAATCTTATAACCTTCATTGTTATTTTATTTATTTCTAACTTAATAATTACCTATAATTTGATAGCTGGTTATTATGAAAAAAATAAGTATAAATTATACATAAAAAAATTGTTTGGTTATAGTAATTTCAGAAAAAATCGTATATTTATACTTTTATTATTCTTAATTAATATAATTCCAGTAGTAATTATGACAATGATGTATGGAAGTAAAATAATTTTAACGGGAATAGTATTAATTTTAATAGAATTTTTGGTAGCATCGATTATAGATAGATTATTAGCAGCAAAATCTTTCAATAGTATTATAAAAGGAGAGCATTAA
- a CDS encoding S8 family peptidase, whose protein sequence is MKKIRKYKISYRLITILALFFIVLNINVRTNAAEVKSKNVELIILFNDNSIDKDVEDIISESGGKVLNEFLDLGSVEVQCKAELIPKIKEKTSVKSLSLNHIIKMESEKKIKPAQFKNHSHGITDNLDDKYQWDVKRVTNNGKSYDLESGNHNIVVGIIDSGIDVDHPDLADNFLGGENLVPKGFNNNDSETGDPNDIDDRLGHGTEIAGIIAGNGKIKGVAPNIGFKSYRILDENGDTNATIISSAIIKATDDGVKVINLSIGGFKLKGKSYWTDPKTGIKYDMGNGTAEYSLYKRAIEYAIKNGVTVVSAAGNDGLDCSNKKKLTDYLNKKNGKYGFKYSGITYEVPGSIKGIINVSATSKDDKIAPYSNYGKDFIDISAPGGDLLDMSEDDIELSQENMCFTTTLEGDYIFVNGTSIAAPKVSAIAALIICKNKYITPKLVKRKICRTADSLGVDSSSKYYGQGLANAYNALNN, encoded by the coding sequence ATGAAAAAGATAAGAAAATACAAAATATCTTATAGATTAATTACCATATTAGCATTATTTTTTATTGTGTTAAATATTAATGTTAGAACAAATGCAGCAGAAGTAAAATCAAAAAATGTAGAATTAATTATTTTATTTAATGATAATAGTATTGACAAAGATGTTGAAGATATTATAAGTGAATCAGGAGGAAAAGTATTAAATGAATTTTTAGATTTAGGTTCAGTAGAAGTTCAATGTAAAGCTGAATTAATACCTAAAATTAAAGAAAAAACTAGTGTTAAATCATTATCCTTAAATCATATCATTAAAATGGAAAGTGAGAAAAAAATAAAACCAGCACAATTTAAAAATCATTCTCACGGTATAACTGATAACTTGGATGATAAATATCAATGGGATGTCAAAAGGGTAACTAACAACGGAAAAAGTTATGATTTAGAGTCAGGAAATCATAATATTGTTGTTGGAATTATTGATTCAGGTATAGATGTAGATCATCCAGATTTAGCAGATAATTTTTTAGGTGGAGAGAATTTAGTCCCTAAGGGATTTAATAATAATGATTCTGAAACAGGAGATCCAAATGATATAGATGATAGACTAGGGCATGGAACAGAAATAGCTGGCATTATAGCTGGTAATGGTAAAATAAAAGGTGTTGCTCCAAATATAGGATTTAAAAGTTATCGTATTCTTGATGAAAATGGAGACACTAATGCAACAATAATTTCATCAGCAATAATTAAAGCAACTGATGATGGAGTTAAAGTAATTAATTTAAGTATTGGAGGATTCAAACTAAAAGGAAAATCTTATTGGACTGATCCCAAAACAGGAATTAAATATGATATGGGTAATGGCACAGCAGAATATTCTTTATATAAAAGAGCAATTGAATATGCTATTAAAAATGGAGTTACAGTAGTTTCAGCAGCAGGAAACGATGGTTTAGATTGTTCTAATAAAAAGAAATTAACTGACTATCTCAATAAAAAAAATGGGAAATATGGTTTCAAATATAGTGGAATAACATATGAAGTACCAGGTAGTATTAAAGGGATTATAAATGTTTCTGCAACTTCAAAAGATGATAAGATTGCACCATATTCAAATTATGGTAAGGATTTTATAGATATCTCAGCACCAGGAGGAGATTTATTAGACATGAGTGAAGATGATATAGAGTTATCACAAGAAAATATGTGTTTTACTACAACACTTGAAGGTGATTACATATTTGTAAATGGAACATCAATTGCAGCACCTAAGGTATCAGCTATAGCAGCTCTTATTATTTGTAAAAACAAATATATTACACCTAAATTGGTAAAAAGAAAAATATGTAGAACAGCTGATAGTTTAGGTGTAGATAGTTCAAGTAAATATTATGGACAAGGACTTGCTAATGCATATAATGCTCTGAATAATTAA
- the dcm gene encoding DNA (cytosine-5-)-methyltransferase, with amino-acid sequence MNEKRQKYKVVSLFSGIGGFEDGLKRSNIETEVVFSSEIDKFAQKSYLANYSNHNLNGDITKIEAKEIPNHDILMGGFPCQAFSIAGKRNGFADTRGTLFFDVARIIKEKQPKVVFLENVKNLVSHDNSNTIKVILNTLNELGYTVDFTVINSSEMGVPQSRDRTYIVGIKDIKKEKFKEDYRSNKINKLKQELNGKDFSGFNFFDSLKSINRRIFIKDILENKVDKKYFIDNERVKKYLKNININDTDEEMKIIKILDLPREVHNDQERQRRVYSVNGISPTVLARSDSTKILIKEKEELRLRKFTPIENLRVQGFEEQFIDKLKKSGISDTQLYKQSGNAVSPPVVREIFNHIDKFINFKNIDKKIKFIDLFAGLGGFRIALENNGGKCVFSSEIDKYARETYKNNFGEEPSGDIIQIKSEEIPNHDILCAGFPCQPFSIAGKRLGFEDARGTLFFEVARILKDKRPKAFILENVAGIVSHDEGKTLNTIISILGELEYSVVWKVLNAKDYGIPQNRNRWYCVGVDKRIFSNFSEKDIFPAKTKLATFISDFIEKNVNSSYNVSEIAKKNMEIHITAFLEKGKCKENQPIIANNIRPSKVSFSATGISPCLTAKMGTGGNNVPVIYTLGRKLTEKECLRIMSFPEDYKIKANYSQTYKQLGNSVVVKLIEQIAKNLIVFLKSR; translated from the coding sequence ATGAACGAAAAAAGACAAAAATATAAAGTAGTATCTTTATTTTCTGGAATTGGTGGTTTTGAGGATGGGTTGAAACGTTCTAATATAGAGACCGAAGTTGTTTTTTCTTCTGAAATTGATAAATTTGCACAAAAGTCTTATCTTGCAAATTATTCTAATCATAATTTAAATGGTGATATAACTAAAATAGAAGCAAAAGAAATTCCTAATCATGATATTCTTATGGGAGGATTTCCTTGTCAAGCGTTTAGTATAGCGGGAAAAAGGAATGGATTTGCTGATACTAGAGGAACACTATTTTTTGATGTAGCACGTATAATAAAAGAAAAACAACCGAAAGTGGTATTCTTAGAAAATGTAAAAAATTTAGTAAGCCACGATAATTCCAATACAATAAAAGTAATTTTAAATACATTAAATGAACTTGGTTATACAGTAGATTTTACCGTGATAAATTCTTCTGAAATGGGAGTTCCACAAAGTAGAGATAGAACTTATATAGTAGGAATAAAAGATATTAAAAAAGAAAAATTTAAAGAAGATTATAGAAGTAATAAAATTAATAAATTAAAACAAGAACTTAATGGAAAAGATTTCAGTGGATTTAATTTTTTTGATAGTTTGAAATCAATAAATAGAAGAATTTTTATAAAAGATATTTTAGAAAATAAAGTTGATAAGAAGTATTTTATAGATAATGAGAGAGTTAAAAAATATTTAAAAAATATTAATATTAATGATACTGACGAAGAAATGAAAATTATTAAAATTCTTGATTTGCCAAGAGAAGTTCATAACGATCAAGAAAGGCAAAGAAGAGTATATTCTGTAAATGGTATTTCCCCAACAGTTCTTGCAAGATCTGATTCAACTAAGATACTAATTAAAGAAAAGGAAGAATTAAGACTTAGAAAATTTACTCCTATAGAAAATCTACGAGTACAAGGGTTTGAGGAACAGTTTATTGATAAACTTAAAAAGTCAGGCATAAGTGATACTCAACTTTATAAACAATCAGGAAATGCTGTAAGTCCACCAGTTGTAAGAGAAATTTTTAATCATATAGACAAATTTATTAATTTTAAAAATATAGACAAGAAAATTAAATTTATAGACTTATTTGCTGGATTAGGTGGTTTTAGGATAGCATTAGAAAATAATGGAGGAAAGTGTGTATTTTCTAGTGAAATAGATAAATACGCAAGAGAAACCTATAAAAATAATTTTGGCGAAGAACCATCAGGAGATATTATTCAAATAAAATCAGAAGAAATTCCAAATCACGATATCCTTTGTGCAGGTTTTCCTTGTCAACCGTTTTCTATTGCAGGAAAAAGATTAGGATTTGAAGATGCAAGGGGAACATTATTTTTTGAAGTTGCTAGAATTTTAAAGGATAAAAGACCAAAAGCGTTTATTCTCGAAAATGTAGCTGGTATTGTTAGTCATGATGAAGGTAAGACGTTAAATACTATTATATCAATACTTGGAGAATTAGAATATTCAGTAGTATGGAAAGTACTTAATGCGAAAGATTATGGAATACCACAAAATAGAAATAGATGGTATTGTGTTGGGGTTGATAAGCGAATATTTAGCAATTTTTCAGAAAAAGATATATTTCCAGCTAAAACAAAACTGGCAACTTTTATATCTGATTTTATTGAAAAAAATGTAAATTCATCTTATAATGTATCAGAAATTGCTAAAAAAAATATGGAAATACATATAACAGCTTTTTTAGAAAAAGGAAAATGCAAAGAAAATCAACCTATAATTGCAAATAATATAAGACCATCTAAAGTATCATTTAGTGCAACTGGAATATCACCTTGTCTAACAGCTAAAATGGGTACTGGTGGCAATAATGTACCGGTAATATATACATTAGGCAGAAAACTCACAGAAAAAGAATGTCTTAGAATAATGAGTTTTCCAGAAGATTATAAAATAAAGGCTAATTATAGTCAAACTTATAAGCAATTAGGAAATAGTGTTGTAGTAAAGTTGATTGAACAAATTGCTAAAAATTTAATAGTTTTTTTAAAGAGCAGATAA
- a CDS encoding DUF1659 domain-containing protein, with protein sequence MSKIDDLIVGCSLSMEVQNGTDKLGDPVYKKKTFSNVNPNIKSEDLFEVATALEDVINADCRNFFKNNTFKLMNNPEE encoded by the coding sequence ATGAGTAAAATTGATGACCTTATAGTTGGTTGCTCTCTTAGCATGGAAGTTCAAAATGGAACTGATAAGTTAGGTGATCCAGTTTATAAGAAAAAAACATTTTCAAATGTTAACCCAAATATAAAATCAGAAGATTTATTTGAAGTTGCTACTGCACTTGAAGATGTTATAAACGCAGATTGCAGAAATTTCTTCAAAAATAATACATTTAAATTAATGAATAATCCTGAAGAATAA
- a CDS encoding DUF2922 domain-containing protein, with protein MEYILSLTFFNEIGSKSSLNITGVRPDLKDSDVTNLMNLIIEKEFLLTGKGKLVKIDSAKLTQREIKKFHVAA; from the coding sequence ATGGAATATATCTTATCATTAACTTTTTTTAATGAAATTGGTTCTAAAAGCTCATTAAATATCACTGGAGTAAGACCTGATCTTAAAGATTCAGATGTAACAAATCTAATGAATTTAATAATTGAAAAAGAATTTTTATTAACTGGTAAAGGTAAATTAGTTAAAATTGATTCTGCTAAATTAACTCAAAGAGAAATAAAGAAATTCCATGTTGCTGCTTAA
- a CDS encoding nucleotidyltransferase family protein: MLEKKEIEKIILDTIPKDKTEAIYIFGSYNTEFFDEDSDIDIGWFCKNVTEKERVLLEYELEEKIGRAVDLVIPNKNKILILNEILAGQWIGELSDEFCIWFDDNITDIQDQAEDLLKLM; this comes from the coding sequence ATGTTAGAAAAAAAAGAAATTGAAAAAATCATACTAGATACTATTCCTAAGGATAAAACAGAAGCTATTTATATATTTGGAAGTTATAATACAGAATTCTTTGATGAGGATTCTGATATAGATATAGGATGGTTTTGTAAAAATGTAACTGAGAAGGAACGAGTTCTTTTAGAATATGAATTGGAAGAAAAGATAGGAAGAGCTGTGGACTTAGTAATACCAAATAAGAATAAAATATTAATATTAAATGAAATTCTTGCAGGCCAGTGGATTGGTGAGCTGTCAGATGAATTTTGCATATGGTTTGATGACAATATAACAGATATTCAAGATCAGGCAGAAGATTTACTGAAACTAATGTGA
- a CDS encoding replication initiation protein, with protein sequence MEMILFKPNPIIEGVFGNSNIRDFNVFNKILCDLQIQKANNEFMAIVSLEEIKKIINDVNISAPEKVQNYLNNNFREKTITWTYKDLIISVGLINSTVFDKTNMTYKITVDKEIVNLILNYDELKTGYTPLNLKLNSKSFYATRIYEYLRKWSGNKNTLRIGLYKLKELLSLEGRYNTYKDFRKRVLDPSMEEINKKFNMEISFTPIKVGNKTTAIEFNFTDNEPRHYNFDDTAATNVLVQEIEEIQDVTFEEINLISERLKESKIKIAISTINRLKEEYGNENIDNAITILCNKAKQQKITAPVKYLKGILENLDKNPKDNKIDNVKKLRFNNFEPREYDYEDLEKKLLGWHK encoded by the coding sequence ATGGAAATGATATTATTTAAGCCAAATCCTATTATTGAAGGAGTTTTTGGAAATTCAAATATAAGAGATTTTAATGTTTTTAATAAGATATTATGTGATTTACAAATACAAAAAGCTAATAATGAATTCATGGCTATTGTTTCTTTAGAGGAAATAAAAAAAATTATAAATGATGTTAATATTTCTGCACCAGAAAAAGTACAAAATTATTTAAATAATAACTTTAGAGAAAAAACTATAACTTGGACATATAAAGATTTAATAATTTCTGTAGGATTAATAAATAGTACAGTGTTTGATAAAACTAATATGACGTATAAGATAACAGTTGATAAGGAAATAGTTAATTTAATTTTGAATTATGATGAATTAAAAACAGGATATACACCATTAAATTTAAAATTAAACAGTAAAAGCTTTTATGCCACAAGAATTTATGAATATTTACGAAAATGGAGTGGAAATAAGAACACATTACGTATAGGTTTATACAAATTAAAAGAATTATTATCTCTTGAGGGTAGATATAATACTTATAAGGATTTTAGAAAAAGAGTTTTAGATCCATCAATGGAGGAAATAAATAAAAAATTTAATATGGAAATTAGTTTTACACCTATAAAAGTTGGAAATAAGACAACTGCAATAGAATTTAATTTTACTGATAATGAGCCTAGGCATTATAATTTTGATGATACAGCAGCAACTAATGTGTTAGTACAAGAAATAGAAGAAATACAGGATGTAACTTTTGAAGAAATAAACCTTATTAGTGAGAGATTAAAGGAATCTAAAATAAAGATAGCCATTTCAACAATAAATAGACTTAAAGAAGAATATGGAAATGAGAATATTGATAATGCAATTACTATATTATGTAATAAAGCAAAACAACAAAAAATAACAGCTCCAGTTAAGTATTTAAAGGGAATACTTGAAAATTTAGATAAAAATCCTAAGGATAATAAGATAGATAATGTTAAAAAATTAAGATTTAATAATTTTGAACCTAGGGAATATGATTATGAGGATTTAGAGAAAAAGTTGCTTGGTTGGCATAAATAA